One Mercurialis annua linkage group LG3, ddMerAnnu1.2, whole genome shotgun sequence DNA window includes the following coding sequences:
- the LOC126673595 gene encoding GTPase LSG1-1-like, with protein sequence MGKSEKTQLGRSLVKHHNQMIQQSKEKGRFYNSLHKKILESITDTTDIEAVIEQAEDADRLFSLRHSDPNQPISLDTSSSASDLTPEERRAQQKNEEALHAGSLRVPRRPPWNAGMSVEELDDNEKKAFLVWRRTLASLEENESLVLTPFEKNLDIWRQLWRVVERSDLLVMVVDARDPLFYRCPDLEVYAKEVDEHRKTLLLVNKADLLPFSARQKWAEYFHRHNILHAFWSAKAATAVIEGKMLKEAWNEQADPEKMDDSDTKLFSRDELLSRLQSEAEEIVKLRSRSGPSGRLESLGQNVAGQSAQKHVVVGFVGYPNVGKSSTINALVGQKRTGVTSTPGKTKHFQTLVISEDLTLCDCPGLVFPSFSSSRYEMIASGVLPIDRMTQHREAVQVVANRVPRHAIEEVYNINLPKPKPYEPQNRPPLASELLRAYCASRGHVASSGLPDENRAARQILKDYLDGKLPHYEMPPGMSSVESSVEIGGLSLSETNEIDSSDLENPTSSEAETAPALEHVLDDLNSFDLANGLTSKKVTATKSNASLKHHKKPQRKKDRTWRVGNDGGDGMPVVRAFQKTVNTTSSQVG encoded by the exons atgggcAAGAGCGAGAAGACACAGCTGGGTAGATCGTTGGTGAAGCACCACAACCAAATGATCCAACAATCCAAAGAAAAAGGCCGTTTTTACAACTCCCTTCACAAAAAAATACTCGAATCCATCACCGACACAACCGATATCGAAGCCGTTATCGAGCAAGCGGAGGACGCCGACCGCCTCTTTTCCCTCCGCCACTCCGACCCAAACCAACCCATTAGTCT AGACACGAGCTCAAGTGCGAGTGATTTGACACCTGAGGAGAGGAGGGCGCAGCAGAAGAATGAGGAGGCTTTACATGCTGGGAGTCTTCGAGTTCCTCGAAG GCCTCCTTGGAATGCTGGAATGTCTGTGGAGGAGCTGGATGATAATGAAAAAAAGGCCTTTTTGGTCTGGCGCCGAACCCTTGCAAG CCTCGAGGAGAACGAGAGTCTTGTTCTTACACCGTTTGAGAAGAACCTGGATATTTGGAGACAGCTTTGGCGGGTCGTTGAACGAAGTGATTTG CTTGTAATGGTTGTTGATGCACGAGACCCCTTATTCTATCGCTGTCCGGACCTTGAG GTATATGCAAAAGAGGTTGATGAGCATAGAAAGACATTGCTCCTTGTAAATAAAGCTGATCTATTACCTTTCTCAGCCAG ACAAAAATGGGCGGAGTATTTTCACCGTCATAATATTTTGCACGCGTTCTGGTCAGCCAAGGCTGCTACTGCAGTCATTGAGGGGAAGATGCTGAAAGAAGCATGGAACGAGCAGGCTGACCCTGAAAAGATGGACGACTCTGATACAAAACTTTTTAGTAGGGATGAGCTTTTGTCTCGATTGCAGTCAGAAGCAGAAGAGATAGTGAAGTTGAGGAGTAGATCTGGGCCAAGTGGCAGACTGGAGTCTCTCGGACAAAATGTTGCTGGGCAGTCAGCTCAGAAACATGTAGTTGTTGGATTTGTTGGGTATCCTAATGTGGGCAAAAGTTCTACTATCAATGCTTTGGTAGGCCAGAAGCGGACTGGAGTCACCTCTACACCAGGGAAGACCAagcattttcaaacgttagtaATCTCTGAGGATCTGACCTTATGCGATTGTCCCGGACTAGTATTCCCTTCCTTCTCAAGCTCAAGATACGAGATGATTGCTTCAGGGGTGTTACCAATAGACCGGATGACTCAACACAGGGAGGCTGTGCAAGTTGTGGCTAATCGAGTCCCAAGGCATGCTATTGAGGAAGTTTACAATATTAATCTGCCGAAACCTAAGCCATATGAACCACAAAATAGGCCGCCTTTGGCATCAGAACTTTTAAGGGCTTATTGTGCATCTCGGGGCCATGTGGCATCTAGCGGACTACCTGATGAAAATAGAGCTGCCCGTCAGATTTTGAAGGACTACCTAGATGGCAAGCTGCCACATTATGAGATGCCACCTGGGATGTCTTCTGTGGAATCAAGTGTTGAAATTGGAGGGCTCAGTTTATCCGAGACTAATGAGATAGATTCATCTGACCTTGAAAACCCTACAAGTAGTGAAGCTGAAACAGCACCTGCTCTTGAACATGTACTTGATGATCTAAATTCATTTGACTTGGCCAATGGACTAACTTCCAAAAAGGTTACAGCCACAAAGTCAAATGCATCGCTTAAGCATCACAAGAAGCCTCAGAGGAAAAAGGATCGTACATGGAGGGTCGGAAATGATGGCGGTGATGGAATGCCAGTGGTTAGAGCGTTCCAGAAGACGGTAAATACCACTTCTTCACAAGTTGGCTGA